The genomic stretch CTTCGGCAACCGGCGTTTCTACGTCACGGCCACCCCTGACGGCCGTCGGCACGTGTCCCTGCGCCTGCCCGGCGGCTTCCACGTGGGTAAGACGTTCGGAAAGCGCAAGTACTACAGGCATTACTAAACCCGATATATCGCGCTTTGTCGGGGTAGCAGAGGCTCACTCGCGAATCTCATAGGAGGAATGCGATGGGCTGGAGCTACCGAAAGTCGATCAAGCTCGGGCCGTTCCGGCTGAACCTGTCCCGCGGCGGAGTGGGACACAGCTGGGGCAACCGGCTGTTCCGGGTGACGCGGACGGCGGACGGCCGCCGTACGTTGTCGGTCAACCTGCCCGGCGGCTTGCACTGGCGCAAGACCCTCGGCGGTCGCCACTGACCGCTCCCTATAGAAACGGGCCGGAGGTGAAGACCTCCGGCCCGTCCCCTTTCCCACACCCTCCGGTGCCGTCAGAGTGAGGAATGAGCAGGGCCGGCTGAAAGTGCTCATTTGGTGAGCACTTTGGCAGGGAGAATCGCAGTATCAGGAACCGGAGAAGGGACACCGACATGCTGCGGGGATTCGCGACGCTCAACTTCTACGCGGCCGACTTCGAGGCGGCCAAGAGCTGGTACGCCGAGCTGCTCGGCGCCGAGCCGTACTACGACATCCCGGGCGCGTACGCCGAGTTCCGCCTCGGCGACTACCAGCACGAGCTCGGTCTGATCAACAGCCGCTTCGCCCCCGAGGGCGCGACGCACGGGCCCGCGGGCTCGATCATGTACTGGCACGTGGACGACCTGCAGGCCGCGTTCGACCGGCTGCTCAGCATGGGGGCCAAGGAATACCAGCCGATCACCGAACAGGGCGAGGGCAAGGGCTTCGTGACCGCGTCGGTGGTGGACCCGTTCGGCAACATCCTCGGCATCATGCGGAACCCGCACTACCTCGAGGTGCTGACCGGCAAGCGGCCGGTCTGACATCCTGGACCCGTGTCGCGCCCGCACATCCTGCTCACCGCCCCTCCCCGCACCGGCAAGACCACCGTGATCCGCCGCCTGGCGGAGCTGCTGCAGGGAGCGGGCGTGCCGGTGCGCGGATTCGTCAGCGACGAGGTACGCGAGCACGGCCGGCGGATCGGCTTCACGATCGAGGAGTTCGGCGGGGAGAAGGCGGTCATGGCCCACGTCTCGTGGATGTCCGGCCCCCGGGTGGGGAAGTACGGCGTCAACGTGCCGGAGTTCGAACGCATCGCGCTGCCCGCCATCGAGCGTGCGCTGGCCACGAAGGGCGCGGTCGCGCTCGTCGACGAGATCGGGCCGATGGAGCTGCTGTCGCCCGCGTTCCTGCCGCGCTGCGTCGCGCTCTTCGACGCCGACATCCCCGTCGTGGCCACCGTCCACCAGCGCAGCCGGCCGTCGTTGAAGTCACGCATCGAGGCGGAGCTGATCACCGTCACCCCGCAGAACCGCGACGAGCTGCCCCACACGCTCAGCCGCCTGCTGTCGGCCTAGCGGCTCTGCGCATTCCGCACGAGCAGGCCGTACGATGTCGCGTGTCCATACGTCCCAGCCGACCGAGTCGCAGCGCGTGTATCTCTGCCTCGTCGAACGACGTCTCCTGAGCGATGATCACCACTTATGGGGCTCCCTGATATGTCGGGTGAAGTGACGCGATCGAGCATAGGTGTGGGGCGGTTGATCCTGCTGTGCGGGCTGCCGGGCGCCGGGAAGACCACGCTGGCCAGGCGGCTGGCCAGCGAGATCCCGGCCGTCCGGCTGTGCCCGGACGAATGGCTGGCGCACCTTGGCCTCGACCTCTACGACGAGCCGGCCCGCGACCGGCTGGAGAGGCAGCTCTGGCGGCACGCCCAGGACCTGCTGAGGCTCGGCCAGACCGTCATCCTGGAGTACGGCTTCTGGGCACGTGCGGAACGCGAGGCGATGCGGCTCGGCGCGCGTGCGCTGGGCGCGACCGTCGAGCTGCGCTATCTCGCGGTGCCGCTGGAAGAGCTGCATCGCCGCCTGGAGCGCCGCAACGCGGCCGGCGACGCGGGTACGGCGCCGATCAGCCGTGACCTGCTCGACCAATGGGCGACGATCTTCGAGCCTCCGACACCTGACGAGCTGGCCCGGTACGAC from Nonomuraea polychroma encodes the following:
- a CDS encoding DUF4236 domain-containing protein is translated as MGWHYNKSIKVGPFRINLSRHGVGHSFGNRRFYVTATPDGRRHVSLRLPGGFHVGKTFGKRKYYRHY
- a CDS encoding DUF4236 domain-containing protein; this translates as MGWSYRKSIKLGPFRLNLSRGGVGHSWGNRLFRVTRTADGRRTLSVNLPGGLHWRKTLGGRH
- a CDS encoding VOC family protein, translated to MLRGFATLNFYAADFEAAKSWYAELLGAEPYYDIPGAYAEFRLGDYQHELGLINSRFAPEGATHGPAGSIMYWHVDDLQAAFDRLLSMGAKEYQPITEQGEGKGFVTASVVDPFGNILGIMRNPHYLEVLTGKRPV
- a CDS encoding nucleoside-triphosphatase, translated to MSRPHILLTAPPRTGKTTVIRRLAELLQGAGVPVRGFVSDEVREHGRRIGFTIEEFGGEKAVMAHVSWMSGPRVGKYGVNVPEFERIALPAIERALATKGAVALVDEIGPMELLSPAFLPRCVALFDADIPVVATVHQRSRPSLKSRIEAELITVTPQNRDELPHTLSRLLSA
- a CDS encoding AAA family ATPase — protein: MGRLILLCGLPGAGKTTLARRLASEIPAVRLCPDEWLAHLGLDLYDEPARDRLERQLWRHAQDLLRLGQTVILEYGFWARAEREAMRLGARALGATVELRYLAVPLEELHRRLERRNAAGDAGTAPISRDLLDQWATIFEPPTPDELARYDA